In the Bordetella genomosp. 10 genome, one interval contains:
- a CDS encoding heme-binding protein, which produces MNSKPVLTADDVKKILAAAEAHAQSNKWAVSIAVADDGGHLLGLLRLDGAAPISAQIAPAKAQTAALGRRESKVYEESINNGRYAFLSAPMTGMLEGGVPIVAQGVVVGAVGVSGVKSTDDVAIANAGIAALGL; this is translated from the coding sequence ATGAATAGCAAGCCTGTCCTTACCGCCGACGACGTCAAGAAGATCCTGGCGGCCGCCGAAGCGCATGCGCAGTCCAACAAATGGGCGGTCTCGATCGCCGTCGCCGACGACGGCGGCCACCTGCTGGGCCTGCTGCGGCTGGACGGCGCCGCGCCCATTTCCGCGCAGATCGCCCCGGCCAAGGCACAGACCGCCGCCCTCGGCCGGCGCGAGTCCAAGGTCTACGAGGAGTCCATCAACAACGGCCGCTATGCCTTCTTGTCGGCGCCGATGACGGGGATGCTGGAAGGCGGGGTGCCCATCGTCGCGCAGGGCGTGGTGGTCGGCGCGGTGGGGGTGTCCGGCGTGAAGTCGACCGACGACGTCGCCATCGCCAACGCCGGCATCGCGGCCCTGGGCCTTTGA
- the acs gene encoding acetate--CoA ligase, with translation MSNAIESVLVENRVFPPPPAASAGAAIGSMDAYKKLCLEAEQDFDGFWRRLANENLVWTKPFTQVLDDSKAPFYRWFGDGELNVSANCLDRHAQGSNAEKTAIIFEADDGKVEKITYRALLERVCQLANGLKKLGYKKGDRAIIYMPMSIEAVVVMQACVRLGVTHSVVFGGFSAKSLQERIVDVGATLVITADEQVRGGKTIPLKPAVEEAFAMGGCDAVRQVIVYRRTGGKTAWVEGRDLWLHDVMAGQSGQCEPVPVEAEHPLFILYTSGSTGKPKGVQHASAGFLLWSLLTVKWTFDARPDDVYWCTADVGWITGHSYIAYGPLAAGLTQVVFEGVPTYPNAGRFWDMIARHKVTTFYTAPTAIRSLIKASAAAPDTDPERYDLSSLRILGSVGEPINPEAWMWYHKKVGGERCPIVDTWWQTETGGHMITPLPGATPTKPGSCTLPLPGIAAAVVDETGADVDQGNGGFLVIKKPWPAMIRNIWGDPERFKKSYFPPELRGYYLAGDGAQRDADGYFWIMGRIDDVLNVSGHRLGTMEVESALVAHPLVAEAAVVGRPDDTTGEAVVAFVVLKGARPEGDEAAAVAKQLRDWVAKEIGPIAKPKDIRFGENLPKTRSGKIMRRLLRVVAKGEEVTQDVSTLENPQILEQLSKSV, from the coding sequence ATGTCCAACGCCATCGAATCCGTGCTGGTCGAGAACCGTGTGTTTCCGCCGCCGCCCGCCGCGTCCGCCGGCGCGGCCATCGGCAGCATGGATGCCTACAAAAAGCTGTGCCTGGAAGCCGAGCAGGACTTCGACGGTTTCTGGCGGCGCCTGGCGAACGAGAACCTGGTCTGGACCAAGCCCTTCACCCAGGTGCTGGACGACAGCAAGGCGCCGTTCTACCGCTGGTTCGGCGACGGCGAGCTCAACGTCTCGGCCAACTGCCTGGACAGGCACGCGCAGGGAAGCAACGCCGAAAAGACCGCCATCATCTTCGAGGCGGACGACGGCAAGGTCGAGAAGATCACCTACCGCGCCTTGCTGGAGCGCGTCTGCCAACTCGCTAACGGCCTGAAGAAGCTGGGCTACAAGAAGGGCGACCGCGCCATCATCTACATGCCCATGTCGATCGAGGCGGTGGTCGTGATGCAGGCCTGCGTGCGCCTGGGCGTGACCCACTCCGTGGTGTTCGGCGGCTTTTCCGCCAAGAGCCTGCAGGAGCGCATCGTCGACGTCGGCGCCACGCTGGTGATCACCGCGGACGAGCAGGTGCGCGGCGGCAAGACCATCCCGCTGAAGCCGGCGGTGGAGGAAGCCTTCGCCATGGGCGGCTGCGACGCCGTGCGCCAGGTCATCGTCTATCGCCGCACCGGCGGCAAGACGGCCTGGGTGGAGGGCCGCGACCTGTGGCTGCATGACGTGATGGCCGGCCAGTCCGGGCAGTGCGAGCCGGTGCCGGTGGAAGCCGAGCATCCGCTGTTCATCCTCTACACCTCCGGTTCGACCGGCAAGCCCAAGGGCGTGCAGCATGCCTCCGCCGGCTTCCTGCTGTGGTCGCTGCTGACCGTCAAGTGGACCTTCGACGCGCGTCCGGACGACGTCTACTGGTGCACGGCCGACGTGGGCTGGATCACCGGCCACTCCTACATCGCCTACGGCCCGCTGGCGGCCGGCCTGACCCAGGTGGTGTTCGAGGGCGTGCCCACCTATCCCAACGCGGGCCGCTTCTGGGACATGATCGCGCGCCACAAGGTGACGACGTTCTATACCGCCCCCACCGCCATCCGCTCGCTGATCAAGGCGTCCGCCGCCGCGCCCGATACGGACCCGGAACGCTACGACCTGAGCAGCCTGCGCATCCTGGGCTCGGTGGGCGAGCCCATCAACCCGGAAGCGTGGATGTGGTATCACAAGAAGGTGGGCGGCGAACGCTGCCCCATCGTCGACACGTGGTGGCAGACGGAGACCGGCGGCCACATGATCACCCCGCTGCCGGGCGCCACGCCCACCAAGCCGGGTTCCTGCACCTTGCCCTTGCCGGGCATCGCCGCCGCCGTGGTCGACGAGACCGGCGCGGACGTGGACCAGGGCAACGGCGGCTTCCTGGTGATCAAGAAACCCTGGCCGGCGATGATCCGCAATATCTGGGGCGACCCGGAGCGCTTCAAGAAGAGCTACTTCCCGCCCGAGCTGCGCGGTTATTACCTGGCCGGCGACGGCGCCCAGCGCGACGCGGACGGCTACTTCTGGATCATGGGCCGCATCGACGACGTGCTGAACGTCTCGGGCCATCGCCTGGGCACCATGGAAGTGGAATCGGCGCTGGTCGCGCACCCGCTGGTGGCGGAGGCCGCGGTGGTGGGCCGTCCGGACGACACCACGGGCGAGGCCGTGGTGGCCTTCGTGGTGCTCAAGGGCGCGCGCCCCGAGGGCGACGAGGCCGCCGCGGTGGCCAAGCAACTGCGCGACTGGGTGGCCAAGGAAATCGGCCCCATCGCCAAGCCCAAGGACATCCGCTTCGGCGAGAACCTGCCCAAGACGCGCTCGGGCAAGATCATGCGGCGCCTGCTGCGCGTGGTGGCCAAGGGCGAGGAGGTGACCCAGGACGTGTCGACGCTGGAGAATCCGCAGATCCTCGAACAGTTGTCGAAGTCGGTCTGA
- a CDS encoding C40 family peptidase: protein MNRYGHRLSRILSPLLPNTRLLRLGSAALGAAILAGCANTGTSQRYDYASTDLEGYEAEWASNADDPIGMLLAEKLRRPVRGGGQGLAYKGGNGTDNVLLAGEALNYLGIRYRFGGTSPSTGFDCSGLVSYVAQQSLGLKLPRNAAEMYQKVGVSVARNDLQVGDLVFFNTMGRRYSHVGIYLGDDRFVHSPSAGGKVRIESMELAYWSKRYNGARRIDGALLAQARAGN, encoded by the coding sequence ATGAACCGATACGGCCACCGTCTCTCGCGCATCCTATCCCCCCTCCTCCCCAATACCCGCCTGTTGCGGCTCGGCAGCGCAGCGCTCGGCGCCGCCATCCTCGCCGGCTGCGCGAACACCGGCACCTCCCAGCGCTACGACTACGCCTCGACCGACCTGGAAGGCTATGAAGCCGAATGGGCCAGCAATGCCGACGATCCCATCGGCATGCTCCTGGCCGAAAAGCTGCGCCGTCCGGTGCGCGGCGGCGGACAGGGCCTGGCCTACAAGGGCGGGAACGGGACCGACAACGTGCTGCTGGCGGGCGAGGCGCTGAACTACCTGGGCATCCGCTACCGCTTCGGCGGCACGTCGCCGTCGACCGGCTTCGATTGCAGCGGCCTGGTGTCCTATGTCGCCCAGCAGTCGCTGGGCCTGAAACTGCCCCGCAATGCCGCCGAGATGTACCAGAAGGTCGGCGTATCGGTGGCCCGCAACGACCTGCAGGTGGGCGACCTGGTGTTCTTCAACACCATGGGCCGCCGCTATTCGCACGTAGGCATCTACCTGGGCGACGATCGCTTCGTCCACTCGCCCAGCGCCGGCGGCAAGGTGCGCATCGAAAGCATGGAGCTGGCGTACTGGAGCAAGCGCTACAACGGCGCCCGCCGCATCGACGGCGCCCTGCTCGCGCAAGCCCGCGCCGGCAACTGA
- a CDS encoding SpvB/TcaC N-terminal domain-containing protein produces the protein MGKTPTAPAVTPAPPTLPQPGAGGLGLASVEAAPIGNQGGTGFSIDLPISPGRGHAPRLALASGAGDGAFGWGWDAGIPSIRRRLDHGFPGYERDDDFVGPDGEVMTFVAEPCPLSWTPDQYATRQYMPRKQSDFSRIVYMQSPAGQDGDFWQVSTADGEIQWFGRTAAARVRDPADATRTAVWLLQESVTPDGQHIYYEYSAGPDAGQASRYLAAIHYGNVAYEQRPFLYLADTDAAQGPDGQQWLFTLLFDYGVPTLPWQAPAPYDTLRSRPWAGRRQDRHVDHGYGFAVAADYLCRQVLMYHRLDGKRQLSGSGTPALVSRLWLDYEETPSASRLMGAQRMAYEADGAWRFLPMVDIEWTPDFVAPADAGCWTALAQAMALPIGGDAPEPDPILYSAADLYGEGMAGLLHRTGNCWYYRRPVRDRRPGATARAITYGPRTLLDGVPVISGAPDNLLMDINGDGCLESLKFGAVGPRGYHAMQADRTWSAFVPVQSLPAEIGAPYARFGDMHGSGLPDLFVLSPTSVRYYANQSSDTGVAFSAPRDVAQDAGVVLPIPGRNPREWVNFADVLGSGQAHLVRLRHDSLTYWPWLGDGRFGSPVTMTASLPFDAAAFDPERVYFLPLFGPRAPDLVYADVDGIRIFQNQCGNGYAGTPVTIPYPAGFHLGALAQIRCSDLAGTGGVSIVLVQPYGDVTPPHGYPGSGATRYWRVDLNATAPYRLAALDNNAGARTQVSWRSSIQDWLDEKIETGDRAPGNRPGARMVVDQIAKIDYIANLQRISTPKYRDGVWDGREREPRGFRYTEIAQQTCDWPGATPVSALAPSVTRTWFHAGRDTDDQLTSAPGTPYFYGTPYSEPSAFADMATRYTALNSATTAQDPWHDTVVAPSYQSLRWWQARALAGCPLRVETHGADEVPLTSRHLRWQSRIAWPSERYPVVLPMQLESMTYDYEGYATDPLITQTVEMDADHYGYATWRLDIAYPRQLEASAANPYTDERLDPARRIPFPVAGNGASAIAGLSWTSTFDAQQTVLRITESRFQARHMDGADYRLGILEAERRNVLTYDDCKDAQPGGAGLHVESLSALADPACLLAPGQTRRLLAQSSHEYVDGLPGPLVLPAFTDKALLTAADYGTLLANGLDADDIARAGYEAGGLLLTVPGGAPETDKVYIGRFDINVYYLGDAFWTLACRQTSSLAARSDGQPVYPVTMFSWDTHCVLMTKATDPYGNVVAAQTVDYRFLAPTTLLDPNMNKRQAQFDALGRVIATSFSGTQLKAEGGGAVVEQVGFDDLDATPYDGNFDGAAPQNQASRIDYQANNMMAAFVAVTLEKYAGGTTTNDRLTGARYAFLDGPATEGTTRGFLRSRGRAWLAGNPAPRTPWDDHCLQYLQIEQATAQPPLVTTQTADAFSTSAAPVPAAAQQLLSTTTYLDGYNRELATFVRVPGGVQAYVVDCNGALATPAPAADPTAADAPVHAVRDYARHAPDGQTLARWPAFFLQYDAELATLYYPTFPRATTFPKYGQLPDSVPPDRYLYDALARETRVVTGRVSDRTGQAYERRTYRAPWFTLEQDENDIDDELPDQPAPQASAARSLFSRIGKRSSRKRRR, from the coding sequence ATGGGTAAAACGCCAACCGCGCCGGCCGTCACGCCCGCGCCGCCCACCCTGCCCCAGCCCGGCGCCGGCGGCCTGGGCCTCGCATCGGTGGAAGCCGCGCCCATTGGCAACCAGGGCGGCACCGGCTTTTCGATCGACCTGCCCATCTCGCCCGGACGCGGTCATGCGCCGCGGCTGGCGCTGGCCAGCGGCGCCGGCGACGGCGCGTTCGGCTGGGGTTGGGACGCCGGCATCCCGTCGATACGGCGCCGCCTCGATCACGGCTTTCCCGGCTACGAACGCGACGACGACTTCGTCGGGCCGGACGGCGAGGTGATGACATTCGTCGCGGAGCCCTGCCCGCTTTCCTGGACGCCCGACCAGTACGCCACCCGCCAGTACATGCCGCGCAAGCAGAGCGACTTCTCGCGCATCGTCTACATGCAATCGCCGGCGGGGCAGGACGGAGACTTCTGGCAGGTCTCGACGGCCGACGGGGAAATACAGTGGTTCGGCAGAACCGCGGCGGCGCGCGTGCGCGACCCCGCCGACGCCACCCGCACGGCGGTCTGGCTATTGCAGGAATCCGTCACGCCGGACGGCCAGCACATCTACTATGAATACAGCGCCGGCCCCGACGCCGGCCAGGCCAGCCGCTACCTCGCCGCCATCCACTACGGCAACGTGGCTTACGAACAGCGCCCCTTCCTCTATCTCGCGGATACGGACGCCGCCCAGGGACCCGACGGCCAGCAATGGCTGTTCACGCTGCTGTTCGACTACGGCGTTCCCACGCTTCCCTGGCAGGCGCCGGCGCCCTACGACACCCTCAGGTCCCGACCCTGGGCCGGCCGGCGACAGGACCGCCACGTCGACCACGGCTACGGCTTCGCGGTCGCCGCCGACTACCTGTGCCGGCAGGTGCTCATGTACCACCGCCTCGACGGCAAGCGGCAGTTGAGCGGCAGCGGGACGCCGGCGCTGGTTTCCCGCCTGTGGCTGGACTACGAGGAAACGCCCTCGGCCTCGCGCCTGATGGGCGCGCAGCGCATGGCCTACGAGGCCGACGGCGCGTGGCGCTTCCTGCCCATGGTGGACATCGAATGGACGCCGGACTTCGTCGCGCCGGCCGACGCGGGCTGCTGGACGGCCCTGGCGCAAGCCATGGCTCTTCCCATCGGCGGCGACGCCCCCGAACCCGATCCCATCCTGTATTCGGCGGCCGATCTGTACGGCGAAGGCATGGCCGGCCTGCTGCACCGGACAGGCAACTGCTGGTACTACCGCCGCCCCGTGCGCGACCGGCGCCCAGGCGCGACGGCGCGGGCGATTACCTACGGACCGCGGACATTGCTGGACGGCGTTCCCGTCATCAGCGGCGCCCCCGACAACCTGCTGATGGACATCAACGGCGACGGCTGCCTGGAAAGCCTGAAGTTCGGCGCGGTCGGCCCGCGCGGCTATCACGCCATGCAGGCCGACCGGACGTGGTCGGCTTTCGTCCCGGTCCAGAGCTTGCCCGCGGAGATCGGCGCCCCGTATGCGCGCTTCGGCGACATGCATGGTTCGGGCCTGCCGGACCTGTTCGTCCTGTCGCCCACCTCGGTGCGCTACTACGCCAACCAGTCCAGCGATACCGGCGTCGCTTTCTCCGCGCCGCGCGACGTCGCACAGGATGCCGGCGTCGTCCTGCCCATACCCGGGCGCAATCCCCGCGAATGGGTGAATTTCGCCGACGTGCTGGGCTCGGGGCAGGCGCATCTGGTGCGCCTGCGGCACGACTCGCTGACCTATTGGCCCTGGCTGGGCGACGGCCGCTTCGGCAGCCCCGTCACGATGACCGCGTCGCTGCCTTTCGACGCGGCCGCCTTCGACCCCGAACGGGTGTATTTCCTGCCCCTCTTCGGACCGCGGGCGCCGGATCTGGTCTACGCGGACGTGGACGGCATCCGGATCTTCCAGAACCAGTGCGGCAACGGCTACGCCGGCACGCCCGTCACCATCCCCTACCCCGCCGGCTTCCACCTGGGCGCCCTCGCGCAAATCCGCTGTTCCGATCTCGCGGGCACCGGCGGCGTCAGCATCGTGCTGGTCCAGCCCTATGGCGACGTGACGCCGCCCCACGGCTATCCCGGGTCCGGCGCGACCCGCTACTGGCGCGTCGACCTCAATGCCACGGCGCCTTATCGGCTGGCCGCGCTGGACAACAACGCGGGCGCCCGCACCCAGGTAAGCTGGCGCAGCTCGATCCAGGACTGGCTCGACGAGAAAATCGAGACCGGCGATCGCGCGCCGGGCAACCGCCCCGGCGCGCGCATGGTGGTGGACCAGATCGCGAAGATCGACTACATCGCCAATCTGCAACGCATCTCGACGCCCAAATACCGCGATGGCGTGTGGGACGGCCGCGAACGGGAACCCCGCGGCTTTCGCTATACCGAAATCGCGCAGCAGACCTGCGACTGGCCCGGCGCGACGCCGGTATCGGCGCTGGCGCCTTCGGTCACCAGGACCTGGTTTCACGCGGGCAGGGATACGGACGACCAGCTTACCTCCGCGCCCGGCACGCCCTATTTCTACGGGACGCCTTATTCGGAGCCGTCGGCTTTCGCCGACATGGCGACGCGGTATACCGCATTGAACAGCGCCACGACGGCCCAGGATCCCTGGCACGACACCGTGGTTGCGCCCTCCTACCAAAGCCTGCGCTGGTGGCAAGCCCGCGCGCTCGCCGGCTGCCCGCTGCGCGTCGAAACCCATGGCGCGGACGAGGTGCCGCTGACTTCCCGGCACCTGCGTTGGCAGAGCCGCATAGCGTGGCCCTCCGAACGATATCCGGTCGTCCTGCCCATGCAACTGGAGTCGATGACCTACGACTACGAAGGGTACGCCACCGACCCCTTGATCACGCAGACCGTGGAGATGGATGCCGACCACTACGGCTACGCCACCTGGCGCCTGGACATCGCCTATCCGCGGCAACTGGAGGCCAGCGCCGCCAACCCCTATACCGACGAACGCCTGGATCCGGCGCGGCGCATTCCCTTCCCGGTGGCGGGCAACGGCGCAAGCGCCATCGCCGGCCTGAGCTGGACCTCCACCTTCGACGCCCAGCAGACCGTGCTGCGCATCACGGAGTCGCGCTTCCAGGCGCGGCACATGGACGGCGCGGACTATCGCCTGGGCATCCTGGAGGCCGAACGCCGGAACGTCCTGACATACGACGATTGCAAGGACGCGCAACCCGGCGGCGCCGGCCTGCACGTCGAGTCATTGTCGGCATTGGCCGACCCCGCCTGCCTGCTCGCGCCCGGACAGACACGACGCCTGCTGGCGCAGTCCAGCCATGAATACGTGGACGGGCTGCCGGGACCGCTGGTCTTGCCGGCGTTCACCGATAAAGCGCTGCTGACCGCGGCGGACTACGGCACGCTGCTGGCCAACGGCCTGGACGCCGACGACATCGCGCGCGCCGGCTACGAGGCCGGCGGCCTGCTGCTCACCGTGCCCGGCGGCGCGCCGGAAACGGACAAGGTCTATATCGGGCGGTTCGATATCAATGTCTATTACCTGGGGGATGCGTTCTGGACACTCGCCTGCCGGCAGACGTCCTCCCTGGCCGCGCGAAGCGACGGTCAGCCCGTCTATCCCGTCACGATGTTCTCCTGGGACACGCATTGCGTTCTCATGACGAAGGCCACGGACCCGTACGGCAACGTCGTCGCCGCCCAGACCGTCGACTATCGCTTCCTGGCGCCCACCACCTTGTTGGACCCGAACATGAACAAGCGGCAGGCGCAGTTCGACGCGCTGGGACGGGTGATCGCCACGAGCTTCTCCGGCACGCAGCTCAAGGCCGAGGGCGGCGGCGCGGTCGTCGAACAAGTGGGCTTCGACGATCTCGACGCGACCCCCTACGACGGCAATTTCGACGGCGCCGCCCCGCAAAACCAGGCGTCGCGCATCGATTACCAGGCCAACAACATGATGGCGGCGTTCGTCGCCGTCACGTTGGAGAAGTACGCAGGCGGGACCACCACCAACGATCGCCTGACGGGCGCGCGCTACGCCTTTCTCGACGGCCCGGCGACGGAGGGGACCACCCGCGGATTCCTGCGCTCGCGCGGCCGCGCGTGGCTGGCGGGCAATCCCGCCCCGCGAACGCCGTGGGACGACCACTGCCTGCAATACCTGCAAATCGAGCAGGCGACCGCCCAGCCGCCCCTGGTGACCACGCAGACGGCCGATGCGTTTTCGACCAGCGCGGCCCCCGTGCCTGCCGCCGCGCAGCAACTGCTGTCGACCACGACCTACCTGGACGGATACAACCGCGAGCTGGCCACGTTCGTGCGCGTGCCCGGCGGCGTCCAGGCCTACGTCGTCGACTGCAACGGCGCCCTGGCCACGCCCGCACCTGCCGCCGATCCCACCGCGGCCGACGCCCCGGTCCACGCCGTCCGGGACTACGCGCGCCATGCGCCCGACGGGCAGACGCTGGCCAGATGGCCCGCGTTCTTCCTGCAATACGACGCCGAACTGGCCACGTTGTATTACCCAACCTTCCCCCGGGCCACGACCTTTCCGAAATACGGCCAGCTTCCGGACTCGGTGCCGCCCGACCGCTATCTCTACGACGCCCTGGCCAGGGAGACCCGCGTCGTCACCGGCCGCGTCAGCGACCGCACGGGCCAGGCCTACGAGCGCAGGACGTACCGCGCGCCGTGGTTCACGCTGGAACAGGACGAGAATGACATCGACGACGAACTGCCGGACCAGCCCGCGCCGCAGGCGAGCGCCGCCCGATCGCTTTTCTCGCGCATCGGGAAGCGCTCGTCCAGAAAACGACGGCGCTGA
- a CDS encoding propionate--CoA ligase yields the protein MQKIRDFHYTSVHHRDEFWRREGGRIHWDTPPERTLDDSRPPFARWYVGGKTNLCYNAVDRWLPLQADRQALIWVSTEVDQERVYTQAQLHDEVNAVAAMLREQGVGRGDRVLLYMPMVPEAVFTMLACARLGAIHSVVFGGFAAHNLAQRIDDARPKVIVSADAGSRGGKVTPYKPLLDQALTLSASRPAAVIVLDRGLAPAPLGEGEWDYAELRARHEGARVPVTWLESSEPSYILYTSGTTGKPKGVQRDTGGYTVALAASMEYIFNGKPGETFFCTSDIGWVVGHSYIVYGPLIGGQATILYEGTPVRPDGAILWKLVERYKVNTLFSAPTAVRVLKRQDPELLRRHDLSSLRAIYLAGEPLDEPTARWIGEALGKPIIDNYWQTESGWPILSAQPGVERTPPRLGSPSFPTYGYDVRVIDESTGEDLGPGRKGVVAIVPPLPPGAMSTIWGDDERFVRTYFESIPGRQVYSTFDWGRVDEDGYWFILGRTDDVINVAGHRLGTREIEESISSHAKVAECAVVGVADALKGQVASAFVVLKDPAQAEGEEAVRALEGDMMRVVDQQLGAVARPARIRFVAALPKTRSGKVLRRAIVAVCEGRDPGDLATIEDPNALELIKESLK from the coding sequence ATGCAAAAAATCCGGGATTTCCACTACACCTCGGTGCATCACCGCGACGAGTTCTGGCGCCGCGAAGGCGGCCGCATACATTGGGACACGCCCCCCGAGCGGACCCTGGACGACAGCCGGCCCCCCTTCGCGCGCTGGTACGTGGGCGGCAAGACGAATCTTTGTTACAACGCGGTTGACCGCTGGCTCCCCCTTCAAGCCGATAGACAAGCCCTGATCTGGGTCTCCACCGAGGTCGACCAGGAGCGGGTATATACGCAGGCGCAACTGCATGACGAGGTCAATGCGGTGGCGGCCATGCTGCGCGAGCAGGGCGTGGGCCGGGGCGACCGGGTGCTGCTCTACATGCCCATGGTGCCGGAGGCGGTGTTCACCATGCTGGCCTGCGCGCGCCTGGGCGCCATCCATTCCGTGGTATTCGGCGGCTTCGCCGCGCACAACCTGGCGCAGCGCATCGACGACGCGCGCCCCAAGGTCATCGTGTCCGCCGACGCCGGCTCGCGCGGCGGCAAGGTCACGCCCTACAAGCCCCTGCTGGACCAGGCGCTGACCCTGAGCGCCTCCCGTCCCGCCGCCGTCATCGTGCTCGACCGCGGCCTGGCGCCGGCCCCGCTGGGCGAGGGCGAATGGGACTACGCCGAATTGCGCGCGCGGCACGAGGGCGCGCGCGTGCCCGTGACCTGGCTGGAGTCCTCCGAACCGAGCTACATCCTCTATACCTCCGGCACGACCGGCAAGCCCAAGGGCGTGCAGCGCGACACGGGCGGCTATACCGTGGCGCTGGCCGCGTCGATGGAGTACATCTTCAACGGCAAGCCGGGCGAGACGTTTTTCTGCACCAGCGACATCGGCTGGGTCGTCGGCCATTCCTATATCGTCTATGGCCCCCTGATCGGCGGCCAGGCCACCATTCTCTACGAGGGCACGCCGGTGCGGCCCGACGGCGCCATCCTGTGGAAGCTGGTCGAGCGCTACAAGGTGAACACGCTGTTCTCGGCGCCGACCGCGGTGCGCGTGCTCAAGCGGCAGGATCCCGAGCTGCTGCGGCGGCACGACCTGTCCTCGCTGCGCGCCATCTACCTGGCCGGCGAGCCGCTGGACGAGCCGACCGCGCGCTGGATCGGCGAGGCCCTGGGCAAGCCCATCATCGACAACTACTGGCAGACCGAAAGCGGCTGGCCCATCCTGTCGGCGCAGCCCGGCGTGGAGCGCACGCCGCCGCGGCTGGGCAGCCCCTCCTTCCCGACGTATGGCTACGACGTGCGGGTGATCGACGAAAGCACCGGCGAGGACCTGGGCCCGGGCCGCAAGGGCGTGGTGGCCATCGTGCCGCCGCTGCCGCCGGGCGCCATGAGCACCATCTGGGGCGACGACGAACGCTTCGTGCGCACGTATTTCGAATCCATCCCGGGCCGCCAGGTGTATTCGACCTTCGACTGGGGCCGGGTCGACGAGGACGGCTATTGGTTCATCCTGGGGCGCACCGACGACGTGATCAACGTGGCCGGCCACAGGCTGGGCACGCGCGAGATCGAGGAATCCATCAGCAGCCACGCCAAGGTGGCCGAATGCGCGGTGGTGGGCGTGGCCGATGCGCTGAAGGGGCAGGTGGCCTCGGCCTTCGTGGTGCTGAAGGATCCCGCGCAGGCCGAGGGCGAGGAGGCCGTGCGCGCGCTGGAAGGCGATATGATGCGCGTGGTCGATCAGCAGCTCGGCGCGGTGGCGCGGCCGGCGCGCATCCGTTTCGTCGCCGCCTTGCCCAAGACCCGTTCCGGCAAGGTGCTGCGGCGGGCCATCGTGGCGGTGTGCGAAGGACGCGATCCCGGCGATCTGGCGACGATCGAGGATCCCAACGCACTGGAACTGATCAAGGAATCGCTGAAATGA
- a CDS encoding DsbA family oxidoreductase — protein MTQSLRIDYVSDIACPWCAVGLWSLQRALSNLGDEVDARIVFHPFELNPDMRPEGEAIVDYLGRKYGRTPEQIAESQAMIRARGASVGFAFGPRTHVYNTFDAHRLLHWAGLEGRQLPLKAALLRAYHGEGKDPSQHDVLVEVAESVGLDGAAARRVLETGQYADEVRAEEREYIDMGIQSVPAIIFNQKYLLSGGQPVEAFEQAIRQVLAEAG, from the coding sequence ATGACGCAATCTCTACGAATCGACTACGTTTCGGACATCGCCTGTCCCTGGTGCGCGGTCGGGCTGTGGTCGCTTCAACGGGCGCTTTCGAACCTGGGGGACGAGGTCGACGCCCGCATCGTCTTCCATCCCTTCGAATTGAATCCGGACATGCGGCCCGAAGGCGAGGCCATCGTCGACTACCTGGGACGGAAATACGGCCGCACCCCCGAGCAGATCGCCGAATCGCAGGCCATGATCCGCGCGCGCGGCGCCAGCGTGGGCTTCGCCTTCGGGCCGCGCACGCACGTCTACAACACCTTCGACGCCCATCGCCTGCTGCATTGGGCCGGCCTCGAAGGCAGGCAGTTGCCGCTCAAGGCGGCGCTGCTGCGGGCCTACCACGGCGAGGGCAAGGACCCGAGCCAGCACGACGTGCTGGTCGAGGTTGCCGAATCGGTGGGGCTGGACGGCGCCGCGGCGCGTCGGGTGCTGGAAACGGGACAGTACGCCGACGAGGTCCGCGCGGAAGAACGGGAATACATCGATATGGGTATCCAATCGGTGCCGGCCATCATCTTCAACCAGAAGTACCTGTTGAGCGGCGGCCAGCCCGTGGAGGCCTTCGAGCAGGCGATACGGCAGGTCCTCGCCGAGGCCGGCTAA